In Rhodamnia argentea isolate NSW1041297 chromosome 4, ASM2092103v1, whole genome shotgun sequence, the following proteins share a genomic window:
- the LOC115744506 gene encoding leucine-rich repeat extensin-like protein 6, with translation MSLPRSVLLIVGLLLAFSSTSQAQVERGNDLAAIKLDPSLKFENPRLREAYIALQAWKQAILSDPFNFTANWHGPNVCSYKGVFCAPSPSNSSLRVVAGIDLNRADIAGYLPLELGLLRHLALFHLNSNRFCGSVPSTFRHMKLLRELDLSNNRFASQFPEVVLRLPSLKYLDLRFNEFEGSVPFMLFDKDLDAIFLNNNRFRFGIPQNLGKSPVSVLVLANNDLGGCIPSSIGEMGKTLNEIILMNDNLIGCLPPRVGLLKQLTVFDVSFNRLQGPLPSGIGAMKKLEQLNVAHNGFTGVIPSSVCRLPMLQNFTYSFNYFTGEAPTCSSARIRTLDRRQNCFFRKTDQRSSRECSSASARPVKCSQQKCSDRSASSPESRIRRPPPPPPARSPLPRPLIGPSPQPPSSKSSPSTRSHQPPPPPTKKVSPLTHLPPPPPLPLIVPSNPPRAQAQAPPSFTPLPPPPVEKVSPSKHILPPPPTSESAPPEEYSPPPPPPPYKHLTTPPPNIPLLAPLPIRVTYPPPPPPTKQQYSPPSPTQHQYSTLPPPPQHEYSTAPLPPPLPRQHEHLAPPPLAASAPPPRPAEQDAPSPSSGCTGIPGSMPLVQSPSPGAVALSATFTPLPPPPAKKVSPSKHLVPPPPTSEYVPPEEYSPPPPPPPPPPPYKHLTTPLPNTPLPAPSPIRVTYPPPPPPTQHEYSTPPPQDKYSTAPLPPPSPRQHEHLAPPPLAASAPPPKPSEQDTPSPSSGCIDIPGSMPTVQSPSPMAAAPSLAPPDLYYAPPGQTQHGQAPPPPTPSFDLNAPLPPIPGVSFASPPPPTIPYY, from the coding sequence ATGTCTCTCCCTCGTTCCGTCCTCTTAATTGTGGGGCTTCTTCTTGCTTTCAGCAGTACCTCCCAAGCTCAAGTTGAACGTGGCAATGATTTGGCCGCCATCAAATTGGATCCGAGCCTCAAGTTCGAGAACCCGAGGCTCAGGGAAGCCTACATTGCCCTGCAAGCATGGAAACAGGCCATCTTGTCCGACCCATTCAACTTCACTGCCAACTGGCACGGCCCCAATGTCTGCTCCTACAAGGGTGTTTTCTGCGCTCCCTCTCCATCCAATTCTTCCCTCCGAGTGGTAGCTGGCATTGATCTTAATCGTGCCGACATCGCTGGATACTTGCCTCTGGAGCTTGGCCTGCTAAGACATCTCGCTCTATTCCACCTCAACTCCAACCGCTTCTGTGGTAGCGTGCCCTCCACCTTCCGTCACATGAAGCTGCTGCGAGAGCTTGACCTCAGCAACAACCGCTTTGCCAGCCAGTTCCCAGAGGTGGTTCTGAGGTTGCCGTCCCTCAAGTACTTGGATCTCCGATTCAATGAATTCGAGGGCAGCGTGCCCTTCATGCTCTTTGACAAAGATCTGGATGCCATCTTCCTCAACAACAACAGGTTCCGATTTGGCATCCCACAGAACCTCGGCAAGTCGCCAGTGTCAGTGCTGGTGTTAGCGAACAATGACCTTGGGGGATGCATTCCCAGTAGCATTGGGGAGATGGGGAAGACCCTGAATGAGATCATCCTGATGAATGACAACCTCATAGGGTGCCTTCCTCCACGGGTGGGATTGCTCAAGCAACTCACCGTCTTTGACGTGAGCTTCAACCGCCTCCAAGGACCACTCCCCTCTGGCATTGGGGCTATGAAGAAGCTGGAGCAGCTCAATGTCGCCCACAATGGCTTCACTGGGGTCATACCAAGCAGCGTGTGCCGGCTGCCCATGCTGCAAAATTTCACCTACTCTTTCAACTATTTCACTGGGGAAGCCCCAACTTGTTCTAGTGCTCGAATTAGAACACTAGATCGACGTCAAAATTGCTTTTTTAGAAAGACGGACCAGAGATCTTCAAGAGAGTGCTCCTCTGCGTCTGCACGCCCTGTGAAGTGCAGCCAGCAGAAATGCTCTGATCGGTCTGCTTCATCTCCAGAGTCGAGAATTAGAAGGCCTCCCCCACCACCACCTGCTCGATCCCCCTTGCCTCGCCCTCTAATTGGCCCTTCACCCCAACCCCCATCCTCAAAGTCTTCTCCTTCCACGAGATCCCACCAGCCTCCACCACccccaacaaaaaaagtttCACCTCTTACCCAtcttcctccaccaccaccgttGCCACTCATTGTTCCTTCAAATCCACCTCGTGCTCAGGCTCAGGCTCCACCATCCTTCACACCACTGCCTCCACCTCCAGTAGAAAAGGTGTCACCGAGCAAACATATTTTGCCGCCCCCACCAACATCAGAGTCTGCGCCTCCTGAAGAgtactctcctcctcctcctccccctccctaCAAGCACTTAACAACTCCCCCTCCTAACATACCTCTCCTTGCCCCCTTGCCAATTCGTGTTACTTAtcccccaccaccaccccccacAAAACAACAATACTCACCACCATCCCCCACACAACACCAGTATTCAACACTTCCGCCACCACCACAGCACGAGTATTCAACAGCACCCCTGCCTCCACCTTTGCCAAGACAACATGAGCATTTGGCACCACCACCACTTGCTGCATCAGCTCCTCCACCCAGACCGGCAGAGCAAGATGCTCCATCTCCTTCATCTGGTTGCACCGGTATTCCCGGATCAATGCCCCTTGTACAATCACCTAGCCCCGGGGCTGTTGCACTATCAGCAACCTTCACACCACTGCCTCCACCTCCAGCAAAAAAGGTGTCACCGAGCAAACATCTTGTGCCACCCCCACCAACATCAGAGTATGTGCCTCCTGAAGAgtactctcctcctcctcctcctcctcctcctcctcccccctaCAAGCACTTAACAACTCCCCTTCCTAACACACCTCTCCCTGCCCCCTCGCCAATTCGGGTTACTTATcccccaccgccgccgcccacaCAACACGAGTACTCAACGCCGCCACCGCAAGACAAGTATTCAACAGCACCCCTGCCTCCACCCTCACCAAGACAACATGAGCATTTGGCACCACCACCACTTGCTGCATCAGCTCCTCCACCCAAACCGTCAGAGCAAGATACTCCATCTCCTTCCTCTGGTTGCATCGACATTCCAGGATCAATGCCCACCGTACAATCACCTAGCCCCATGGCTGCTGCACCATCTTTAGCCCCTCCAGATCTTTACTATGCACCTCCTGGTCAGACTCAGCATGGCCAAGCTCCACCACCCCCCACGCCCTCATTTGACCTCAATGCACCTCTTCCACCAATACCAGGAGTTTCATTTGCATCTCCTCCACCGCCTACGATCCCTTACTACTGA
- the LOC115744475 gene encoding zinc finger CCCH domain-containing protein 16 isoform X1, with amino-acid sequence MPLKKELCRNFLRGSCQYGERCKFLHETQQQFRPSGSNQQQKPNPFGFGVQSSSQPRAAADFASKHNQFKPFENKWTRFSPISNASVTPSHHSDNHSQSGNHKCTDPESCKRVIVEDFEHERPSWKLTCYGHCKYAPCDISGDISYEELRAAAYDDAKRGLSLQSIVERERNALNIKLSEFENLLRSPYVASPSSTASQSARLGFGANTFSLSAQNTGQSVALNFGVLHASSSAGGSSPYVPSNTASGSLSSSSTLQQTASAFGQSYLPSGVSQQMSNSTNNNFSIVVGQKAVHDQQKNNVHQSGHESRDAIVWLKEKWSPGEIPEEAPPDTFI; translated from the exons ATGCCTCTAAAGAAAGAATTGTGCAGAAATTTTCTGCGCGGAAG CTGTCAGTACGGCGAAAGGTGTAAATTTCTCCATGAAACTCAGCAGCAGTTCCGGCCTAGTGGCTCAAACCAACAACAAAAGCCCAATCCTTTTGGATTTGGTGTTCAGAGTAGCTCTCAGCCAAGAGCAGCTGCTGACTTTGCGTCGAAGCATAACCAGTTTAAG CCATTCGAAAATAAGTGGACTCGCTTCTCTCCTATTTCGAATGCTTCCGTCACTCCATCACATCACTCTGATAATCATAGTCAATCGGGAAATCACAA ATGCACAGATCCGGAGTCCTGCAAACGAGTAATTGTTGAAGATTTTGAGCATGAAAGACCGTCATGGAAGCTTACATGTTATGGTCATTGCAAATA TGCTCCGTGTGATATTAGTGGTGACATTAGCTATGAAGAATTGCGGGCTGCGGCATATGATGATGCTAAACGCGGGTTGAGCTTGCAGTCAATT GTCGAGAGGGAGAGGAATGCACTTAACATCAAATTATCTGAGTTTGAGAATTTGCTTCGCAGCCCGTATGTGGCTTCACCGTCCTCAACTGCTAGCCAAAGCGCACGCCTTGGTTTTGGGGCAAATACATTCTCATTATCAGCTCAAAATACTGGCCAATCTGTGGCCTTGAATTTTGGTGTGCTCCATGCGTCATCTAGTGCTGGGGGATCAAG TCCCTATGTGCCTTCAAACACTGCTTCGGGGAGTCTAAGTTCTTCTTCAACTTTGCAGCAGACTGCAAGTGCATTTGGACAAAGTTATTTGCCCTCTGGAG TGTCACAACAAATGTCGAATTCAACAAACAACAATTTTAGCATTGTTGTTGGACAAAAAGCTGTTCATGATCAACAAAA AAATAATGTGCATCAGAGTGGGCATGAATCAAGAGATGCCATTGTTTGGCTGAAAGAGAAATGGAGCCCTGGAGAG ATTCCTGAAGAGGCGCCTCCCGACACATTCATTTAG
- the LOC115744475 gene encoding zinc finger CCCH domain-containing protein 16 isoform X2, whose protein sequence is MPLKKELCRNFLRGSCQYGERCKFLHETQQQFRPSGSNQQQKPNPFGFGVQSSSQPRAAADFASKHNQFKPFENKWTRFSPISNASVTPSHHSDNHSQSGNHKCTDPESCKRVIVEDFEHERPSWKLTCYGHCKYAPCDISGDISYEELRAAAYDDAKRGLSLQSIVERERNALNIKLSEFENLLRSPYVASPSSTASQSARLGFGANTFSLSAQNTGQSVALNFGVLHASSSAGGSSPYVPSNTASGSLSSSSTLQQTASAFGQSYLPSGEIMCIRVGMNQEMPLFG, encoded by the exons ATGCCTCTAAAGAAAGAATTGTGCAGAAATTTTCTGCGCGGAAG CTGTCAGTACGGCGAAAGGTGTAAATTTCTCCATGAAACTCAGCAGCAGTTCCGGCCTAGTGGCTCAAACCAACAACAAAAGCCCAATCCTTTTGGATTTGGTGTTCAGAGTAGCTCTCAGCCAAGAGCAGCTGCTGACTTTGCGTCGAAGCATAACCAGTTTAAG CCATTCGAAAATAAGTGGACTCGCTTCTCTCCTATTTCGAATGCTTCCGTCACTCCATCACATCACTCTGATAATCATAGTCAATCGGGAAATCACAA ATGCACAGATCCGGAGTCCTGCAAACGAGTAATTGTTGAAGATTTTGAGCATGAAAGACCGTCATGGAAGCTTACATGTTATGGTCATTGCAAATA TGCTCCGTGTGATATTAGTGGTGACATTAGCTATGAAGAATTGCGGGCTGCGGCATATGATGATGCTAAACGCGGGTTGAGCTTGCAGTCAATT GTCGAGAGGGAGAGGAATGCACTTAACATCAAATTATCTGAGTTTGAGAATTTGCTTCGCAGCCCGTATGTGGCTTCACCGTCCTCAACTGCTAGCCAAAGCGCACGCCTTGGTTTTGGGGCAAATACATTCTCATTATCAGCTCAAAATACTGGCCAATCTGTGGCCTTGAATTTTGGTGTGCTCCATGCGTCATCTAGTGCTGGGGGATCAAG TCCCTATGTGCCTTCAAACACTGCTTCGGGGAGTCTAAGTTCTTCTTCAACTTTGCAGCAGACTGCAAGTGCATTTGGACAAAGTTATTTGCCCTCTGGAG AAATAATGTGCATCAGAGTGGGCATGAATCAAGAGATGCCATTGTTTGGCTGA